One segment of Xanthomonas oryzae pv. oryzae DNA contains the following:
- a CDS encoding 30S ribosomal protein THX, with protein sequence MGKGDRKTAKGKRYNASYGNSRSHAASKVVVGAAAPVAKKGVVKAPVKKAVAKKTVAKAS encoded by the coding sequence ATGGGTAAGGGTGACCGTAAGACCGCCAAGGGCAAGCGCTACAACGCCAGCTACGGCAATTCGCGTTCGCACGCGGCGAGCAAGGTTGTCGTGGGTGCAGCTGCCCCGGTTGCCAAGAAGGGCGTGGTCAAGGCTCCGGTCAAGAAGGCCGTCGCCAAGAAGACCGTCGCCAAGGCCAGCTGA
- a CDS encoding TonB-dependent receptor — protein MRFSSSCYALSLAVAAVLLAPDGRTQTVTPASGNQDATTLDAVIVSGTARFKGLAKRDASFSITTASPEQIQQAVPQSTADLLKIVPGVWAEPSGGGTGANIFVRGMPSEGDAPFVTMQLDGSPLFPPPTLSFLENSTLLRVDDTVERMEVLRGGSSPIFSNGQPGLTVNFIQKKGQDAPEGSVRLTGGNTALRRIDVFNSGPMGNGWYYSVGGFFRDTDGVRDPQFSADKGGQFSATLSKRWDSGELSLYARHTDDNNAFYTAIPLLSRNNGNALSSFPGLNAQTGTLLGRDFRTVDLLVGPNGQTLRRDLADGRGVDIDVFGGEWNWERGGWTVADRFNVMNGSAPTYALFTGDAPQRLGDFIAGYGSSGSASYTNGGGAVDANQQVLEAGWWSVDKRLNSLTNDLRLSRELFAGNTLTVGAYDAKYSSADTWYLGNTLLLTAQNNARRIDVALDDGRQPTRQGFTSTAFFNLRAKYNGENIAAFVADEWELSERLRLDLGARYECQSVTGDVHDTATVDLDGNPATLYDNATSLALATTRRIDQDDEAFSWTAGVNFTLDRNNSLFVRVNSGVKFPGFDNLRDGQNRVQDVDQYELGVKSGTSAYDLYLTAFYNTFKNSPFQAFLANGQNFTAVGDSRARGLEVEGAIRPLGGFELAGTGVWLDAKYRNYREFTGNQVMRQPKRQFRITPSYYWMLPFGDLKVFATYSYIGERFADLANSQRLPSYDMLELGANLHVGEHWEVTASGSNVTDTLGLTEGNVRVPGAATDGVFMGRPIAGRQYQMSVAYRW, from the coding sequence ATGCGTTTTTCATCATCCTGCTACGCCCTCTCGCTCGCCGTCGCTGCCGTGCTGCTGGCACCGGATGGCCGCACGCAGACCGTCACGCCTGCATCGGGCAATCAGGACGCCACCACGCTGGATGCGGTCATCGTCAGTGGTACCGCGCGCTTCAAAGGCCTGGCCAAACGCGACGCCAGTTTTTCGATCACCACGGCCAGCCCCGAGCAGATCCAACAAGCGGTGCCGCAGAGCACCGCAGATCTGCTCAAGATCGTGCCCGGCGTGTGGGCCGAGCCCAGCGGTGGCGGCACCGGCGCCAACATCTTCGTGCGTGGCATGCCCTCCGAAGGCGATGCGCCGTTCGTGACCATGCAACTGGATGGCTCGCCGCTGTTCCCGCCGCCGACCTTGTCGTTCCTGGAGAATTCCACGCTGTTGCGCGTCGACGATACGGTCGAACGCATGGAAGTGCTGCGTGGTGGCTCCAGCCCCATCTTCTCCAACGGCCAGCCTGGCTTGACCGTCAATTTCATCCAGAAAAAAGGCCAGGATGCACCCGAAGGCAGCGTGCGCCTGACCGGCGGCAACACTGCATTGCGCCGCATCGATGTGTTCAACAGCGGGCCGATGGGCAATGGCTGGTACTACAGCGTGGGCGGTTTTTTTCGCGACACCGACGGCGTGCGCGACCCGCAGTTCTCCGCCGACAAGGGCGGCCAGTTCAGCGCCACCTTGAGCAAGCGCTGGGACAGCGGCGAGCTGTCGCTCTATGCGCGCCACACCGACGATAACAACGCCTTCTACACCGCGATTCCGTTGCTCTCGCGCAACAACGGCAACGCTCTTTCCAGCTTTCCCGGCTTGAACGCGCAAACCGGCACCCTGCTCGGCCGCGACTTCCGCACTGTGGATCTTCTCGTCGGTCCCAATGGCCAGACGCTGCGACGCGATCTGGCCGATGGCCGCGGCGTCGACATCGACGTGTTCGGCGGCGAATGGAACTGGGAGCGCGGCGGCTGGACCGTGGCCGACCGCTTCAACGTGATGAACGGCAGCGCGCCAACCTACGCGCTATTTACCGGCGATGCGCCACAACGCCTGGGCGATTTCATCGCCGGCTACGGCAGCAGCGGTAGCGCCAGCTACACCAATGGAGGAGGCGCGGTGGATGCGAATCAGCAGGTGCTCGAAGCCGGTTGGTGGTCGGTGGACAAACGCCTGAATTCCTTGACCAACGATCTGCGCCTGAGCCGCGAGTTGTTTGCCGGCAACACGCTGACCGTAGGTGCGTATGACGCCAAGTATTCCTCTGCCGACACCTGGTACCTGGGCAACACCCTGTTGCTGACCGCGCAAAACAACGCACGCCGCATCGATGTGGCATTGGACGATGGCCGGCAGCCCACGCGCCAGGGTTTCACCAGCACTGCCTTCTTCAACCTGCGCGCCAAGTACAACGGCGAAAACATCGCCGCATTCGTTGCCGACGAGTGGGAGCTGAGCGAGCGTCTGCGCCTGGACCTGGGCGCGCGCTACGAGTGCCAGAGCGTCACCGGCGATGTGCACGACACCGCCACTGTGGATCTGGATGGCAACCCGGCCACGCTATACGACAACGCCACCTCGCTGGCGCTTGCGACCACGCGGCGCATCGATCAAGACGATGAAGCGTTCTCGTGGACGGCCGGCGTGAACTTCACGCTCGATCGGAACAACAGCCTGTTTGTGCGGGTCAACTCCGGGGTGAAGTTTCCCGGCTTCGACAACCTGCGCGATGGCCAGAACCGCGTGCAGGACGTGGATCAATACGAGCTTGGCGTGAAGTCCGGCACCAGTGCCTACGACCTGTATCTCACCGCGTTCTACAACACCTTTAAAAATTCGCCATTCCAGGCATTTCTGGCCAATGGCCAGAACTTCACCGCGGTCGGCGATTCGCGCGCACGCGGCCTGGAAGTCGAAGGCGCGATTCGGCCATTGGGCGGGTTCGAACTGGCTGGCACCGGGGTGTGGCTGGATGCGAAATACCGCAACTATCGCGAGTTCACCGGCAACCAGGTGATGCGCCAGCCCAAGCGCCAGTTCCGCATCACGCCCAGCTATTACTGGATGCTACCGTTCGGCGATCTCAAGGTGTTTGCCACCTATTCGTACATCGGCGAGCGCTTCGCGGATCTGGCCAACAGCCAGCGCCTGCCCTCGTACGACATGCTGGAGCTGGGCGCCAACCTGCATGTGGGCGAACACTGGGAAGTCACCGCCAGCGGCAGCAACGTCACCGACACGCTGGGCCTGACCGAAGGCAACGTGCGCGTGCCTGGTGCGGCCACCGATGGTGTCTTCATGGGCCGGCCGATTGCCGGGCGGCAGTACCAGATGTCGGTGGCGTACCGCTGGTAG
- a CDS encoding zinc-dependent alcohol dehydrogenase family protein, whose amino-acid sequence MRAMHFERFEQVPEILQLPDPPPSDDGVVIKVAATGICRSDWHGWMGHDPDIALPHVPGHEFAGEVVAMGKRISGFAIGTRVTVPFVSGCGRCVQCHGGNQQVCSNQFQPGFTAWGSFAEYVAIDFAETNLVRLPESIDDATAASLGCRFATSFRAVVDQARTGPGEWVVVHGCGGVGLSAVMIAAALGAQVIAVDIFDDKLAFAVECGAVATVNASKAANTVEAIREITKGGAHVSIDALGSPTTCFNSISNLRRRGRHVQVGLMLGEHATPRIPMAQVIGHELEIYGSHGMQAWRYDAMLAMIQAGKIAPQRLIGRRVCLDEAIAVLIGMDATRDLGISVIDRF is encoded by the coding sequence ATGCGTGCAATGCACTTCGAGCGTTTTGAACAGGTCCCGGAAATTCTGCAGCTCCCCGACCCGCCCCCAAGCGATGACGGCGTGGTGATCAAAGTGGCAGCCACAGGCATCTGCCGCAGCGATTGGCACGGCTGGATGGGGCACGATCCGGACATCGCATTGCCGCACGTGCCGGGACACGAGTTCGCCGGCGAAGTGGTCGCCATGGGAAAACGCATATCGGGCTTTGCGATCGGCACCCGGGTCACCGTGCCGTTCGTGTCCGGGTGCGGGCGCTGTGTGCAGTGCCATGGCGGCAATCAGCAAGTATGCTCGAACCAGTTCCAGCCCGGCTTCACCGCATGGGGATCGTTCGCCGAGTATGTCGCGATCGATTTTGCCGAGACAAATCTGGTCAGACTGCCGGAGAGCATCGACGATGCGACGGCGGCAAGCCTGGGATGCCGGTTTGCCACCTCGTTTCGGGCGGTGGTCGATCAGGCCAGAACCGGCCCTGGCGAATGGGTCGTGGTCCATGGCTGCGGCGGCGTCGGGCTTTCGGCAGTGATGATCGCAGCGGCACTGGGGGCGCAGGTGATTGCGGTGGACATCTTCGACGACAAGCTGGCGTTCGCCGTCGAATGCGGCGCGGTCGCAACGGTCAACGCGTCGAAAGCGGCCAACACGGTGGAGGCGATTCGCGAGATCACCAAGGGAGGCGCGCACGTTTCCATCGATGCGCTCGGCAGCCCGACGACCTGTTTCAACTCCATCAGCAACCTGCGACGGCGCGGCCGTCATGTCCAGGTGGGACTGATGCTGGGCGAACACGCCACGCCCAGGATCCCGATGGCGCAGGTGATTGGCCACGAACTGGAGATCTACGGCAGCCACGGGATGCAGGCATGGCGGTACGATGCCATGTTGGCGATGATCCAGGCCGGGAAGATCGCACCACAACGGCTCATCGGCAGAAGGGTGTGCCTGGACGAGGCCATTGCGGTGCTGATTGGCATGGACGCTACGCGCGACCTCGGCATCAGCGTCATCGATCGCTTCTAG
- a CDS encoding chloride channel protein, which produces MWSVEDTAAARQCDNRGMSGSNPPPRRSRPLLSSEGWRRRAALWGGAIAVALVAIVFAKASDAAFHLFQRITAHSIWWAFLLTPGIFALLAWLTSGALRPTRGSGIPQVIAALEHPDPAFRDSNLSLRVSVGKLALTTLSLLGGASVGREGPTVHVGASLMHVFGRWFGFREPRELSHFLLAGGAAGIAAAFNTPLAGVVFAIEELSGRFEHRFSGTLLTAVIVGGVVSLGLLGNYTYFGKVAVALPLGQAWLAIALCGSVAGLLGGVFARLVLASVGGKPRWLGALRQRHPVLLAALCGLALVGLALVFGQGAFGTGYEQARSLVQGHAVVGHEFGMMKLIANLVSYLAGIPGGLFSPALAVGAGIGHNLSVLMPSVDPRTFVLLGMCAYLTGVTQAPLTSAIISLELTDTSQMLLPILATVLIARAVSGLVCKTPIYRGLAEQLLTVQAPAGPAAERASTSRLQTLAGNSGEDNAPPRT; this is translated from the coding sequence ATGTGGAGCGTTGAAGACACGGCTGCCGCCAGGCAGTGCGACAATCGCGGGATGTCTGGTTCAAATCCCCCGCCGCGTCGCTCGCGGCCGCTGTTGTCCAGCGAAGGCTGGCGTCGTCGTGCTGCTCTATGGGGCGGCGCAATTGCAGTGGCGCTGGTGGCGATCGTGTTCGCCAAGGCCAGCGATGCGGCCTTCCATCTGTTTCAACGCATCACAGCGCATTCGATCTGGTGGGCATTTCTGCTGACGCCGGGCATCTTCGCCCTGCTTGCCTGGCTCACCTCCGGTGCGCTGCGGCCAACGCGCGGCAGCGGCATCCCGCAAGTGATTGCCGCGCTGGAGCACCCCGACCCGGCCTTTCGCGACAGCAACCTCTCGTTGCGCGTCTCGGTCGGCAAGCTCGCGCTGACCACCTTGTCGCTGCTCGGCGGCGCATCGGTGGGGCGCGAAGGGCCCACCGTGCACGTCGGTGCCAGCCTGATGCATGTGTTCGGGCGCTGGTTCGGTTTTCGCGAACCGCGCGAGCTCTCGCACTTTCTGCTCGCCGGTGGCGCTGCCGGTATCGCAGCGGCCTTCAATACACCGCTAGCCGGCGTGGTGTTTGCGATCGAAGAACTGAGCGGGCGCTTCGAGCACCGCTTCTCCGGCACCTTGCTCACCGCGGTGATCGTCGGTGGCGTGGTGTCGTTGGGCCTGCTGGGTAATTACACCTATTTCGGCAAGGTAGCTGTCGCCTTACCGCTGGGCCAGGCATGGCTGGCAATCGCATTGTGCGGCAGCGTGGCCGGGTTGCTCGGTGGGGTATTCGCGCGGCTGGTGCTGGCCAGCGTCGGCGGCAAACCACGCTGGTTGGGCGCGCTACGTCAGCGGCATCCGGTGCTGCTGGCTGCGCTGTGCGGCCTCGCCCTGGTCGGTCTTGCGCTGGTGTTCGGGCAAGGCGCCTTCGGCACCGGCTACGAGCAGGCGCGCAGTCTGGTGCAGGGGCACGCGGTCGTCGGCCATGAGTTCGGCATGATGAAACTCATCGCCAATCTGGTCTCGTATCTGGCCGGCATTCCGGGCGGTCTGTTTTCACCGGCGCTGGCAGTGGGTGCCGGCATCGGTCACAACCTGTCGGTACTGATGCCCAGCGTGGACCCGCGCACCTTCGTGCTGCTGGGCATGTGCGCGTATCTCACCGGCGTGACCCAGGCGCCGCTGACCTCGGCTATCATCTCGCTGGAACTGACCGACACCAGCCAGATGCTGCTGCCGATCCTGGCCACCGTACTGATCGCGCGCGCAGTCTCCGGGCTGGTCTGCAAGACGCCGATCTACCGCGGCCTGGCAGAGCAGTTGTTGACCGTGCAGGCGCCTGCTGGTCCCGCTGCAGAGCGCGCGTCGACGTCGCGGCTCCAGACCTTGGCCGGAAACAGCGGCGAGGACAACGCTCCCCCACGAACATAG
- a CDS encoding OmpA family protein gives MSPAATKSLALALASAIALSACATGGSYVQRDQYGDQTQQQNRTGRNALIGTAIGVAAGLLTGDSATERRQHAMIGAGIGALSGAAIGQYQDRQERALRERTANTGIEVQRQGDNISLNLPDGITFDFGKSALKPEFYTALNGVASTLREYNQTMVEVVGHTDSVGSDAANQRLSEERAGAVAQYLTAQGVQRERMETMGAGKRYPIADNNTDAGRAKNRRVEIRLIPLRAEGAASNTDMR, from the coding sequence ATGTCCCCAGCAGCTACCAAGAGTCTTGCCCTTGCCCTGGCCAGTGCCATTGCGCTGTCCGCCTGCGCCACCGGCGGCTCATATGTGCAGCGTGATCAGTACGGCGACCAGACGCAACAGCAGAATCGGACCGGTCGCAATGCGCTGATCGGTACCGCGATTGGCGTGGCTGCAGGCCTGCTCACCGGCGACAGCGCTACCGAACGTCGTCAGCATGCAATGATCGGTGCCGGTATCGGTGCGTTGAGCGGCGCGGCAATCGGCCAGTACCAGGATCGCCAGGAACGCGCGTTGCGCGAGCGCACCGCCAACACCGGTATCGAAGTGCAGCGCCAGGGCGACAACATCAGCCTGAACCTGCCGGACGGCATCACCTTCGACTTCGGCAAGTCTGCATTGAAGCCCGAGTTCTATACCGCGCTTAACGGCGTGGCCTCCACGCTGCGCGAGTACAACCAGACCATGGTGGAAGTGGTTGGGCATACCGATAGCGTCGGTAGCGATGCGGCGAATCAGCGCCTGTCCGAAGAGCGCGCCGGTGCAGTGGCGCAGTACCTGACCGCGCAGGGTGTGCAGCGCGAGCGCATGGAAACCATGGGCGCCGGCAAGCGTTATCCGATTGCCGACAACAACACCGATGCCGGCCGCGCAAAGAACCGTCGCGTTGAAATTCGCCTGATTCCGTTGCGTGCCGAAGGCGCTGCCAGCAATACCGATATGCGTTGA
- a CDS encoding IS30 family transposase has product MSSSRLDLSERYRLHALYETGMSMRAIADVLARAPSTISRELRRNQHAARYQPDHAQRISAHRRTHASRRPRIDAERIGQIEVLLREDASPEQIAGRTGLASHAWIYRHIDADQKLGGQLFMHLRKRRRKRRRRGVRDGRGQLTHRRSWTQRPSVVEQRSRIGDWELETIRASHGRAVVVSMTELRSRLHLLAYSPDGTAENVRNAIVQRLGGLRHAVHTLTADNGKEFADHRLIAACLQSDFYFADPYCPWQRGSNENANGLTRQYLPRQTDVSTITDAHLRWIEQRLYNRPRKILGFKTPLEVFSEEVLNSVANQS; this is encoded by the coding sequence ATGTCATCCAGCCGCCTTGACCTATCGGAACGATACCGTCTGCATGCGTTATATGAAACCGGGATGTCGATGCGCGCCATCGCCGATGTATTGGCGCGTGCGCCCAGCACGATCAGTCGTGAGCTGCGCCGCAATCAGCACGCTGCGCGGTACCAGCCCGATCACGCGCAGCGCATCAGCGCCCATCGGCGCACGCACGCCAGCCGGCGTCCACGCATCGACGCTGAGCGTATCGGCCAGATCGAGGTCCTGCTGAGGGAGGACGCCAGTCCCGAACAGATCGCCGGCCGCACCGGCTTGGCCAGTCACGCATGGATCTATCGGCACATCGACGCCGACCAGAAGCTTGGTGGTCAGCTGTTCATGCATCTACGCAAACGCCGCCGCAAGCGCCGTCGGCGTGGCGTGCGCGATGGCCGCGGGCAGCTGACGCATCGGCGCAGCTGGACACAGCGCCCAAGCGTGGTTGAGCAGCGAAGCCGCATCGGCGACTGGGAGCTGGAGACCATCAGGGCCTCACACGGACGCGCCGTGGTGGTCAGCATGACCGAACTCCGCAGTCGCCTGCATCTGCTGGCTTATTCACCCGACGGCACCGCCGAGAACGTGCGCAACGCCATTGTCCAGCGACTGGGCGGCCTGCGCCATGCAGTTCACACCCTCACCGCCGACAACGGCAAGGAGTTCGCCGATCATCGGCTCATTGCCGCCTGCCTGCAGAGCGATTTCTATTTCGCAGATCCCTACTGCCCATGGCAGCGCGGCAGCAACGAGAATGCCAACGGATTGACACGCCAATACTTGCCACGGCAGACCGATGTCAGCACCATCACCGATGCGCACCTGCGCTGGATCGAGCAGCGGCTCTACAATCGTCCGCGCAAGATACTTGGATTCAAAACGCCCCTCGAAGTCTTCTCCGAAGAGGTCCTCAACAGCGTTGCGAATCAGAGTTGA
- a CDS encoding cryptochrome/photolyase family protein, which produces MSYAIVWFRRDLRLQDNPALRAALDAGHHPIPLYIDAPHEEGEWTPGAASRTWRHRSLAALEDALRALGSGLVIRAGDSAQVLDAVIAQTGAVAVYWNRKYEPATQPRDAQIKRALRERGIEAQSCNCALLFEPWQLSTQQGGPYKVFTPFWRNALTQLQLPATAPAPRSLPPLPAMLKTDALDTLQLVPSLNWDQGFWEHWHAGEAGAHEMLEFFIDGGLSGYRKNRDRPDRVGTSQLSPHLHFGEIAPWRIASALEAQRTARNGAEIDGYIRQLGWRDFAYHLLHHFPDTTNQNLNPRFEGFDWAKVDPVALQAWQRGRTGIPIVDAGMRQLWHTGWMHNRVRMIVASFLCKHLRIHWIEGARWFWDTLVDADLANNTLGWQWVAGTGADAAPYFRVFNPVTQAEKFDPHATYITRWVPELGKLPVKERFAPWLHPLSLARFAPEYPRTPIIGLAEGRDASLAAYSKSRA; this is translated from the coding sequence ATGTCATACGCCATCGTCTGGTTTCGTCGCGATCTGCGTCTGCAAGACAACCCGGCCTTGCGTGCCGCACTCGATGCGGGGCATCACCCGATTCCGTTGTACATCGACGCACCGCACGAAGAAGGCGAGTGGACGCCCGGCGCCGCATCGCGTACCTGGCGGCATCGCTCGCTTGCAGCGCTGGAGGATGCGTTGCGTGCGCTTGGCAGTGGCCTGGTCATCCGCGCCGGCGACAGTGCACAGGTGCTGGATGCGGTGATCGCGCAGACCGGCGCGGTGGCGGTGTATTGGAACCGCAAATACGAGCCGGCCACGCAGCCGCGCGATGCGCAGATCAAGCGCGCATTGCGCGAGCGCGGGATCGAGGCACAGAGCTGCAATTGCGCATTGCTGTTCGAGCCGTGGCAGTTGTCCACGCAGCAGGGCGGCCCGTACAAGGTGTTTACGCCGTTCTGGCGCAATGCGCTGACACAGCTGCAATTGCCCGCCACAGCGCCTGCGCCGCGCAGCCTGCCGCCGCTGCCTGCGATGTTGAAGACGGATGCACTCGACACGCTGCAGCTGGTACCTAGCTTGAACTGGGACCAGGGCTTCTGGGAGCACTGGCACGCCGGTGAAGCCGGCGCGCACGAAATGCTGGAGTTCTTCATCGATGGCGGGCTGTCCGGGTATCGCAAAAACCGCGACCGCCCCGATCGCGTTGGCACCTCGCAACTTTCGCCGCATCTGCACTTCGGCGAGATTGCGCCGTGGCGCATTGCCAGCGCGCTGGAAGCGCAGCGCACTGCGCGCAATGGCGCAGAAATCGATGGCTATATCCGCCAGCTGGGCTGGCGCGATTTCGCCTATCACCTGCTGCATCACTTCCCGGACACCACCAACCAGAACCTCAATCCGCGCTTCGAAGGATTCGACTGGGCGAAGGTCGATCCGGTTGCACTGCAGGCCTGGCAGCGCGGCCGCACCGGCATCCCGATCGTCGATGCCGGTATGCGTCAGCTCTGGCACACCGGCTGGATGCACAACCGCGTGCGCATGATCGTCGCCAGTTTTTTGTGCAAGCATCTGCGCATCCACTGGATCGAAGGCGCGCGCTGGTTCTGGGACACGCTGGTGGATGCGGACCTGGCCAACAACACGCTGGGCTGGCAGTGGGTGGCCGGCACCGGCGCCGATGCGGCGCCCTATTTCCGCGTGTTCAATCCAGTGACGCAAGCGGAAAAATTCGATCCGCACGCAACGTACATCACGCGCTGGGTGCCCGAGTTGGGCAAGCTTCCGGTGAAAGAACGCTTCGCACCCTGGTTGCATCCCTTGTCGCTGGCACGCTTCGCACCAGAGTACCCGCGCACGCCGATCATTGGCTTGGCCGAAGGGCGCGACGCGTCGCTGGCAGCCTATTCGAAATCGCGCGCTTAG
- a CDS encoding MerC domain-containing protein produces the protein MPPPTLRHLLDRFGATGSLLCALHCAVLPLVLALAPSLGLSFWLGDGVELAIVVFVTLLGLFSLVLGYRRHKALHALALLLPGLALLWVGLLYDPLHHSVVPHAVVMTLGGALVGIAHLVNLRLNHGHVHDASCAH, from the coding sequence ATGCCTCCACCGACCCTTCGTCATCTTCTCGACCGCTTCGGTGCGACCGGGTCGCTGCTGTGCGCCTTGCACTGCGCGGTATTGCCGCTGGTGCTGGCCCTGGCGCCCTCGTTGGGCCTGTCGTTCTGGCTGGGCGATGGGGTGGAACTGGCCATCGTGGTGTTCGTGACGCTGCTGGGCCTTTTCAGCCTGGTGCTCGGGTATCGCCGGCACAAAGCGCTGCATGCGCTGGCATTGCTGCTGCCCGGCCTGGCGCTGCTATGGGTCGGCCTGTTGTACGACCCGCTGCATCATTCGGTGGTGCCGCATGCGGTGGTGATGACGCTGGGCGGCGCCCTGGTCGGCATCGCGCACTTGGTCAATTTGCGCCTGAATCATGGGCATGTCCATGACGCCAGCTGCGCGCACTAA
- a CDS encoding methylated-DNA--[protein]-cysteine S-methyltransferase, with the protein MSTLHYDTFPSPIGALSVAADDTGVHHILFAQNRYDAIGRARWFHDPDAPLVRAAREQLLDYLHGGRGSFDLPLAPIGTPFQLSVWRTLAQIPFGQTWSYAQLAQAVGKPTANRAVGAANGRNPLPIVLPCHRVIGANGALTGFGGGLPTKQALLQLEGWSPRGGARADDLFAPASALRTG; encoded by the coding sequence ATGAGCACATTGCACTACGACACCTTTCCCTCGCCGATCGGCGCGCTCAGCGTGGCCGCCGACGACACCGGCGTGCACCACATCCTGTTCGCGCAGAACCGCTACGACGCCATCGGCCGTGCGCGCTGGTTTCACGATCCCGATGCGCCGCTGGTGCGCGCAGCACGCGAACAGTTGCTCGATTACCTGCATGGCGGGCGAGGCAGTTTCGATCTGCCGCTGGCGCCGATCGGCACACCGTTTCAGCTCAGCGTCTGGCGCACGCTGGCGCAGATTCCGTTCGGGCAGACCTGGAGCTATGCGCAACTTGCGCAGGCGGTCGGCAAGCCGACCGCGAACCGCGCAGTGGGTGCGGCCAACGGGCGCAATCCGCTGCCGATCGTGCTGCCCTGCCATCGCGTGATCGGCGCCAATGGCGCATTGACCGGCTTCGGCGGCGGGCTGCCGACCAAGCAGGCGTTGTTGCAGCTGGAAGGCTGGTCGCCGCGTGGTGGTGCGCGCGCCGACGATCTGTTCGCCCCTGCATCCGCACTACGCACTGGCTGA
- a CDS encoding ectonucleotide pyrophosphatase/phosphodiesterase: MLFSIDGLRADMVDRGIAPNLSQLAHEGVRARWMTPSYPSLTFPNHYTLVTALRPDHHGIVHNSMRDPTLGGFWLRTSEAVGDARWWGGEPVWVGVENTGQHAATWSWRGGETAIKGVRPSQWRHYQKGMRLDTRVDAVRGWLKTDGTQRNRLVTLYFERVDEAGQDHGLESREYADAVRAVDAAIGRLLTGMQRDGTPARINIIVVSDHGRAEVAPGHAISVEDIAPPQIATAIIDGQVIGLEPLPGQQAAAEASLPGAHAHCDRWRKAELPARRHYGRHPRIPPVVCPMHEGWDALFPNKLAKRAQEDTRGSHGFDPGLPSMRAVVLAQGPDLAQGKTLPGLDNVDVYARMTRLPGIPAAPNDGNPATLLPALRVPPAARPE; this comes from the coding sequence TTGTTGTTCTCCATCGACGGCCTGCGCGCGGACATGGTCGATCGCGGCATCGCGCCGAACCTGTCGCAACTGGCGCATGAAGGCGTGCGTGCGCGCTGGATGACGCCCTCGTATCCATCGCTGACGTTTCCCAATCACTACACCCTGGTCACCGCCCTGCGCCCGGATCACCACGGCATCGTGCACAACAGCATGCGCGACCCGACGCTTGGGGGTTTCTGGTTGCGCACCTCCGAGGCGGTGGGCGATGCGCGCTGGTGGGGCGGCGAACCGGTGTGGGTGGGCGTGGAAAATACCGGCCAGCATGCGGCAACCTGGTCGTGGCGAGGCGGCGAGACGGCGATCAAGGGCGTACGCCCGTCGCAGTGGCGCCATTACCAAAAAGGCATGCGCCTGGACACGCGCGTGGACGCGGTGCGGGGCTGGCTGAAAACCGACGGTACCCAGCGCAATCGCCTGGTCACGCTGTACTTCGAACGCGTGGACGAAGCCGGCCAGGACCACGGCCTGGAATCGCGCGAATACGCCGACGCCGTGCGCGCGGTGGATGCGGCCATCGGCCGGCTACTGACAGGCATGCAACGCGATGGCACGCCTGCGCGCATCAACATCATCGTGGTCTCCGACCATGGCAGGGCCGAGGTTGCGCCCGGGCATGCGATCAGCGTGGAAGACATCGCGCCGCCGCAGATCGCCACCGCAATCATCGATGGCCAGGTGATCGGTTTGGAGCCACTGCCCGGGCAACAGGCCGCTGCCGAGGCCAGCCTGCCTGGCGCGCACGCGCACTGCGACCGCTGGCGCAAGGCAGAGCTGCCAGCGCGCCGGCATTACGGCCGCCACCCGCGGATTCCGCCGGTCGTGTGCCCGATGCATGAAGGCTGGGATGCGCTGTTTCCGAACAAGCTCGCCAAACGCGCGCAGGAAGACACGCGCGGCTCGCATGGCTTCGATCCGGGGTTGCCGTCGATGCGCGCGGTAGTCCTGGCACAAGGCCCGGACCTGGCGCAGGGCAAGACACTGCCGGGCTTGGACAACGTGGATGTCTATGCACGCATGACCCGGCTGCCGGGCATTCCGGCCGCACCCAACGATGGCAATCCGGCGACCTTGCTGCCGGCCTTGCGCGTGCCGCCGGCGGCCAGGCCAGAGTAG